From the Haemophilus parainfluenzae genome, the window TAAAAATTGTGCTGCAATATTGAGATTAGCTTCAACGAAAATTTGGTTCAATTTGTTTAATACACCAGGACGATTTTCGTGAATATGAAGTAAACGTTTTGTACCAACGTGTTCTGGCAAGGATACTTCAGGGAAATTCACGGAAGAAAGGGTTGAACCGTTATCTGAATATTTCACAAATTTACCCGCTACTTCAAAACCAATGTTTTCTTGCGCTTCCGCGGTTGAACCACCGATATGCGGGGTTAAGATCACATTATCAAATTTACGTAGTGGCGAAACAAACTCTTCATTGATTGATGCGGGCTCAACAGGGAATACGTCAACCGCTGCACCACGAACTTTACCTTGTTCAAGTGCAGCTGCTAAAGCATCAATATCCACTACCGTACCACGTGCCGCATTGATCAAAATAGAATCTTGTTTTAATTGCGCAATACGTTCAGCACTCATTAAATTACGAGTTGAAGGTAAATCTGGTACATGAAGCGAAATCACATCACAAGAACCCAATAACTCTTCAAGTGTGTGTAATTGTTTTGCATTACCCAATGGCAATTTATTTTCAATATCGTAGAAATATACTTCCATCCCTAGAGATTCCGCAATAATACTTAATTGCGAACCGATATGGCCGTAACCCACGATACCTAATTTTTTGCCGCGCACTTCATGAGAACCCACTGCCGATTTATTCCATAAACCACGATGCACATCGGCATTCGCTTGAGGAATATTGCGCATTAAGAGCAAAATCTCACCCAACACTAATTCAGCCACAGAACGGGTATTAGAGAATGGCGCATTAAATACTGGAATCCCACGCATTTTGGCTGCATTAAGATCCACTTGGTTAGTACCGATACAGAAACAACCAATAGCAATCAGCTTAGGCGCCGCTTCAATCATTTCAGCGGTTAATTGGGTGCGAGAACGTAAGCCAATAAAATGCGCATCTTTAATGGCTTCTTTTAGCTCATCACCATCTAAAGCTTTTTTGTAAAAGTCGATATTGGTGTAGCCCGCCGCATGCAAGGTATCTAATGCACTTTGGTGCACGCCCTCTAATAGCACAAATTTAATTTTTGATTTGTCGAGTGAGACTTTGTTTGTCATGTTTGCTTCCTTATTTTTATTAATCAATAATTTTTGCGCCGTCTGGTGTACCGACAATCACAATATCCGCCCCACGTAAGGCAAAAATACCATTTGTTACTACACCTGCGACATTATTCAATTCTTTTTCCATTTCCACTGGATTTAAAATAGCGAAGTTATGTACATCTAAAATCACGTTGCCGTTATCAGTCACCACGCCTTCACGATATTCAGGTGCGCCACCAAGAGAGACTAATTTACGACCGACTTGTGAACGTGCCATTGGAATTACTTCTACTGGTAATGGGAACGTGCTACCTAACACATCCACTTGTTTACTAGAATCCACGATACAAATAAATTTTTTCGCTAAAGCAGCCACAATTTTTTCACGAGTCAGTGCCGCACCGCCGCCTTTGATCATCATTTTTTGTGGATTGATTTCATCTGCGCCATCCACATAAATATCTAAACTAGATACATCATTAGCACTAAACACTTCAATGCCCTGTTTACGTAATAATTCTTCTGAGGCTTTAGATGCTGCTACCGCGCCTTGAATTTGATCTTTTAATTCACCTAAGGCTTCAATAAAACAATTCACTGTTGAACCACTTCCCACGCCAACAATGGTATCGGGCTTAACATATTTTAACGCCGCACGTGCCGCTAATTTTTTCATTTCTAATTGGTCCATTTTTCTCTCCCTTTTAAATCGTGGATAACAACGTAAACGTTTGCTTTACTTTAATACGACACTATTAAATAAACAAGTGTAAAAATTTATTCGTGATGATGAAAAAATTTTATTCATCTAAAAAAAGTGCTAACAGCTCGTTCAAAAACAATTTTCCGTGTTCGGTGATTTGCCAAGAATCTAGTGTTTCGACGATATAATTTTGCTGAATGGCCAAATCAATTTGATTTTTGACCGCACTTTGCGAAAGCTTGGTGTAATGTTCAAACTCTTGTTTTGGCACGGCCTCCAATAAACGAAAACGATTCATGAAGAATTCAAAAGCGCGGTCATTTTTTTCCACGTTTTTTTCTTCATAAAGGTACTCACCTCGCAAATACCCTTTTGGATGCTTCGTTTTAGAACAACGTAAAATATCGCCATTAGGGAAAGTGAGTTTTCCATGTGCGCCACAGCCTATCGCCAAATAATCCCCGAATCGCCAATAATTCAAATTATGCTGACACTGAAAGCCTGGTTTCGCATAAGCGGATGTTTCATATTGCTGATAACCGGCTTCAGTTAAAAGTTGGTGACCTTGCTCAAAAATATCCCAAAGATCATCATCATCCGGCAATGTAGGCGGACGATAAGCAAACATGGTGTTGGGTTCAATGGTGAGTTGATACCAGGAAAGATGTGGCGGAGCAAGCTCTATGGCTTGTCGCAAATCATCTAAGGCTTCCTCAAGCGTTTGGTTTGGCAAGCCATGCATTAAATCCAAATTGAAACTTTTTAATCCAGAAACTTTCGCCAAACTGACCGCACTTTTAGCTTCCGCCACATTATGAATACGCCCTAAACGTTGTAATTTATCGTCATTAAAACTTTGGATGCCCATGGAAATACGCGTTACGCCAGCATCCACATAGCCTTTAAAACGCTCCGCTTCGACAGTGCCAGGATTGGCTTCCATGGTGATTTCAATATTCTCTGAAAAAGGAATACGACGTTGAATTTCTGCTAATAACAACTTGATACTTTCCGCTGAAAATAAACTCGGCGTGCCACCACCAATAAAAATTGAATGAAGTGGACGATTTTGAATACTAGCCTGATATTTCTCTAAGTCTGTCTCAAGATCGGCGATCAGATGTTGCACATATTCTTGTTCAGGAATTGTGCCTTTCTGTGCATGCGAATTGAAATCACAATAAGGGCATTTCTGCACACACCAAGGAATGTGAACATAAAGGGAAAGAGGAGGAAATTTTTGCATAATTAAAAGTCAAAAGGGCTTGTTTTCACAAGCCCTAAAAAAATAAGTCATTAATTGACCGCTCTTGCTGTTTTAGTCGCAGCTTTACGGCGTGGTGCTTTCGCTTTCGTTTCCACTTTCACGAATTCAATGCCTTCCGGTGGATTCTCTAACGCTAAGCCTAACACTTCATCAATGGTTTCTACCGCATGAATCGCAAGATTTTCTTTCACGTTATCTGGAATTTCTTCCAAATCTTTCACATTATCTTTTGGAATCAATACAGTTTTAATGCCACCACGATGTGCCGCAAGTAATTTTTCTTTTAATCCGCCGATTGGTAATACTTTACCGCGTAGGCTGATTTCACCTGTCATTGCGACATCGGCACGCACTGGGTTACCCGTTAAGCAAGAAACCAATGCGGTACACATTGCGATACCTGCACTTGGACCATCTTTTGGTGTGGCACCATCTGGCACGTGAATATGAATATCACGTTTTTCATGGAACTCAGAATTGATACCCAATTTTTCAGCACGTGCACGGACTACAGTCATCGCTGCTTGGATAGATTCTTTCATCACATCGCCCAATGAACCGGTGAAGGTTAATTTACCTTTACCCACTACTGAAGCGGTTTCAATGGTCAGTAAGTCACCGCCCACTTCTGTCCACGCAAGGCCTGTTACTTCGCCTACACGGTTTTGCGTATCCGCTTTACCGAATTCAAAACGTTTCACACCAAGATAGTCATGCAAGTTATCTGAATTAACGATAATGGATTTCACTTTTGGATTGACCAATAAATTCTTCACCGCTTTACGACAGATTTTAGAGATTTCACGCTCTAATCCACGCACACCAGCTTCACGGGTGTAATAACGGATAATATCTAAAATGGCGTTTTCTTCAATGGTTAATTCGCCTTTTTTCAATCCATTACGTTCAATTTGTTTTTGCAACAAATGACGCATCGCAATATTGAGTTTTTCATCTTCGGTATAACCAGAAAGACGAATAACTTCCATACGGTCTAGCAATGGACCAGGAATATTCATGGAGTTTGAGGTTGCCACAAACATCACATCAGACAAATCGTAGTCAACTTCAAGATAATGATCATTGAAGGTAGTATTTTGTTCTGGATCAAGCACTTCTAATAAGGCTGACGCAGGATCACCACGCATATCCGAAGACATTTTATCGATCTCATCAAGCAAGAAGAGTGGGTTTTTCACGCCAACTTTTGCCATTTTTTGAATCAATTTACCCGGTAATGCACCAATATAAGTTTTACGGTGACCACGGATTTCTGCTTCATCACGTACTCCACCTAATGCCATACGCACATATTTACGACCTGTTGCATTGGCAATAGATTGACCTAGTGAGGTTTTACCTACCCCTGGTGGCCCGACTAAGCAAAGGATTGGACCTTTGATTTTGTTTAGACGTGCTTGCACTGCAAGATATTCTAAAATGCGTTCTTTCACACGTTCTAAACCGTAGTGATCCGCATCTAAAACCTGTTGTGCTTTTGCGATATCTTTCTTCACTTTAGTACGTTTATGCCATGGCACTTGAAGCATCCACTCAACATAGCTACGCACCACCGTTGCTTCAGCAGACATCGCTGACATCATTTTGAGTTTTTGTAACTCACTCTCTACTTTTTCGCGCACATCTGCCGGCATACCTGCCGCTTCAACCTTTTGACGAAGTTGTTCAACTTCATCAATGGTATCTTCGCTTTCGCCTTCGTCCATTTCTTTGCGAATCGCTTTAATTTGTTCGCTAAGATAATAGTTACGCTGACTTTTCTCCATTTGTTTTTTCACACGGCCACGAATACGTTTTTCAACTTGAAGAATATCCGCTTCAGATTCCATCATGCCGAGCAAGTATTCTAAACGCTCTTGCACATCTGCAAGCTCTAATACGCTTTGTTTATGGCGAACAGTTACTGGAATATGCGCAGCCATGGTATCCGCTAAACGATCGGCATCATCAATGCGTTGTAATGCACCTAAAACGTCTGCAGGAATTTTTTTATTGAGTTGAAGATAGCTTTCAAATTCATTTAAAACAGCTGCCTTCACCACATCTAATTCTTTTTCATCACCAAATGTGGTTTCAATCGGTGTAACTTCCGCAGAAAAATGGTCTTCACCATCATTTAATTGATTGATTTTCGCGCGTTGTTGCCCTTCCACCAACACTTTCACTGTGCCGTCTGGCAATTTTAATAATTGAATAATATTCGCAATCGTCCCGACATCGAATACATCATCAACGGTAGGTTCTTCTAAATCCGCTTGCTTTTGTGACACCAATAATAATTGTTTGCCCTCATTCATGGCTTCATCAAGGGCGCTAATCGATTTTGCACGCCCAACAAAAAGTGGCATCACCATATAAGGGAAAACGACAACATCCCGTAATGGCAATACAGGAAGTGTACGTTGTTGAGTTCTTTTGGCGTTCATAATTATCTCTCTTACATCAATTCTATAATTTCATTGAATATGGGGATGAGTTGCATAAATTCAAGGTAGGATTTGGCATATTAAGGAGAAATCGAAAAATAGGCAAGTAAAGAACCACCTTTATTGATGGTTAATTGGAAAAACCATGGAATACAGGTACAATAAGTGCGGTCAAAAATCAGCATGATTTTACCCAATAAAAAACGTTTGAAAAAATAACCGCACTTTATCCATTATGACAGCAAAACAAACTATTACTTTCGCGACCTTTCAAGAATTACTACCCGATTCTTGTAATCATCCATTAAAAAAACAGTTAAGGGATAAAGCCCGTTATTACGGACGCAAATTTTTATTTAAAAAACAATGTGATGCACTGGTTGATTTCTTAAATGATAATCAAACCTGGATTCCGCTTTTTCAACAAAATCCATATCGTTTTAATGCATTGCTCGCAACCTATTGTGACAAACGTTTTTCCGCAACAGATCGACTCAATGCCATTATCAATAATCTGTTGATGATTGAAGAAAAAATGGGTGTAGAATTTTGTAAAAAACTAATCCAAGAAAAATCCCTGTTATTAGTACAATTAACAGAACAGCTTGGTATTTATTTCAATATCAACCAGATTGACCCTTTCGAAGGTTATTTTTCCATTAACTTAAAAGACAATAATGGGCGTAGCATCTATGACGCATCTTT encodes:
- the lon gene encoding endopeptidase La; this encodes MNAKRTQQRTLPVLPLRDVVVFPYMVMPLFVGRAKSISALDEAMNEGKQLLLVSQKQADLEEPTVDDVFDVGTIANIIQLLKLPDGTVKVLVEGQQRAKINQLNDGEDHFSAEVTPIETTFGDEKELDVVKAAVLNEFESYLQLNKKIPADVLGALQRIDDADRLADTMAAHIPVTVRHKQSVLELADVQERLEYLLGMMESEADILQVEKRIRGRVKKQMEKSQRNYYLSEQIKAIRKEMDEGESEDTIDEVEQLRQKVEAAGMPADVREKVESELQKLKMMSAMSAEATVVRSYVEWMLQVPWHKRTKVKKDIAKAQQVLDADHYGLERVKERILEYLAVQARLNKIKGPILCLVGPPGVGKTSLGQSIANATGRKYVRMALGGVRDEAEIRGHRKTYIGALPGKLIQKMAKVGVKNPLFLLDEIDKMSSDMRGDPASALLEVLDPEQNTTFNDHYLEVDYDLSDVMFVATSNSMNIPGPLLDRMEVIRLSGYTEDEKLNIAMRHLLQKQIERNGLKKGELTIEENAILDIIRYYTREAGVRGLEREISKICRKAVKNLLVNPKVKSIIVNSDNLHDYLGVKRFEFGKADTQNRVGEVTGLAWTEVGGDLLTIETASVVGKGKLTFTGSLGDVMKESIQAAMTVVRARAEKLGINSEFHEKRDIHIHVPDGATPKDGPSAGIAMCTALVSCLTGNPVRADVAMTGEISLRGKVLPIGGLKEKLLAAHRGGIKTVLIPKDNVKDLEEIPDNVKENLAIHAVETIDEVLGLALENPPEGIEFVKVETKAKAPRRKAATKTARAVN
- the rpiA gene encoding ribose-5-phosphate isomerase RpiA — protein: MDQLEMKKLAARAALKYVKPDTIVGVGSGSTVNCFIEALGELKDQIQGAVAASKASEELLRKQGIEVFSANDVSSLDIYVDGADEINPQKMMIKGGGAALTREKIVAALAKKFICIVDSSKQVDVLGSTFPLPVEVIPMARSQVGRKLVSLGGAPEYREGVVTDNGNVILDVHNFAILNPVEMEKELNNVAGVVTNGIFALRGADIVIVGTPDGAKIID
- the hemW gene encoding radical SAM family heme chaperone HemW, with amino-acid sequence MQKFPPLSLYVHIPWCVQKCPYCDFNSHAQKGTIPEQEYVQHLIADLETDLEKYQASIQNRPLHSIFIGGGTPSLFSAESIKLLLAEIQRRIPFSENIEITMEANPGTVEAERFKGYVDAGVTRISMGIQSFNDDKLQRLGRIHNVAEAKSAVSLAKVSGLKSFNLDLMHGLPNQTLEEALDDLRQAIELAPPHLSWYQLTIEPNTMFAYRPPTLPDDDDLWDIFEQGHQLLTEAGYQQYETSAYAKPGFQCQHNLNYWRFGDYLAIGCGAHGKLTFPNGDILRCSKTKHPKGYLRGEYLYEEKNVEKNDRAFEFFMNRFRLLEAVPKQEFEHYTKLSQSAVKNQIDLAIQQNYIVETLDSWQITEHGKLFLNELLALFLDE
- the serA gene encoding phosphoglycerate dehydrogenase — translated: MTNKVSLDKSKIKFVLLEGVHQSALDTLHAAGYTNIDFYKKALDGDELKEAIKDAHFIGLRSRTQLTAEMIEAAPKLIAIGCFCIGTNQVDLNAAKMRGIPVFNAPFSNTRSVAELVLGEILLLMRNIPQANADVHRGLWNKSAVGSHEVRGKKLGIVGYGHIGSQLSIIAESLGMEVYFYDIENKLPLGNAKQLHTLEELLGSCDVISLHVPDLPSTRNLMSAERIAQLKQDSILINAARGTVVDIDALAAALEQGKVRGAAVDVFPVEPASINEEFVSPLRKFDNVILTPHIGGSTAEAQENIGFEVAGKFVKYSDNGSTLSSVNFPEVSLPEHVGTKRLLHIHENRPGVLNKLNQIFVEANLNIAAQFLQTDPKIGYVVVDIETDDASPLLAKLREIEGTIKARVLY
- a CDS encoding VirK/YbjX family protein, translated to MTAKQTITFATFQELLPDSCNHPLKKQLRDKARYYGRKFLFKKQCDALVDFLNDNQTWIPLFQQNPYRFNALLATYCDKRFSATDRLNAIINNLLMIEEKMGVEFCKKLIQEKSLLLVQLTEQLGIYFNINQIDPFEGYFSINLKDNNGRSIYDASFTFLKPNKLLIASIQGPSYEDAQEAVKQATKELHGVRPMFMLMNVFRLLAEKWQCELIGIPHTSQGKYRLSARSKILFNYDEFWQENQGQLKDQYWQLPLKSARKPLEEIASKKRSMYRKRYEMLDDLSEKIAQFS